The Streptomyces sp. RKAG293 genome includes a region encoding these proteins:
- a CDS encoding PadR family transcriptional regulator — translation MADVRLTPPSFLVLGIIDKLGEASPYDVKVEAARTVAPFWSMPHAQVYAQCDRLLGAGLLSEVRDTNARNRRVMKVTAAGKAALEEWLADPAFVPVEARERGILKLWFGAEPEVIAPAQIAEHHRTLAEYEELTESVGDLLTRGQREALEFGLRYERMMVDFWQWVDQRGS, via the coding sequence ATGGCTGATGTGCGGTTGACTCCCCCTTCGTTCCTCGTGCTCGGCATCATCGACAAACTGGGCGAGGCCAGCCCGTACGACGTGAAGGTCGAGGCGGCCCGCACGGTGGCTCCGTTCTGGTCGATGCCTCACGCACAGGTGTACGCGCAGTGCGACCGGCTGCTGGGAGCGGGCCTGTTGTCGGAGGTCCGGGATACGAACGCGCGGAACCGGCGGGTGATGAAGGTGACCGCGGCCGGCAAAGCCGCGTTGGAGGAGTGGCTCGCCGACCCCGCCTTCGTGCCCGTCGAGGCGCGCGAACGCGGCATCCTGAAACTGTGGTTCGGCGCCGAACCGGAGGTCATCGCCCCGGCGCAGATCGCCGAGCACCACCGCACCCTCGCGGAGTACGAGGAACTCACCGAGAGCGTAGGCGACTTGCTCACGCGGGGGCAGCGCGAGGCGCTGGAGTTCGGGCTCCGTTACGAGCGCATGATGGTCGACTTCTGGCAGTGGGTGGACCAGCGCGGATCGTGA